The Herpetosiphon gulosus sequence TGAACTGATACCGCTCGGTGATGGGTGCGCGGGGAACCCACGCCAGTGGGTCATAGCCACGGCTTTTTTTAGGATGAGGTTCTCCTGCTCCAGCCGTTTGACTTCGCGGCGCAAGCGGGCCATTTCCTGAGTTTCTGCGGCCACGGCGGCCACGGTGGTGCCTGCGGCCTGGGCCATCCGGTGTTTTTTGAGCCACCGGCGCAAGAGTCCCGACGATAATCCGAGATCGCGTTCGATCTGGGCAACGGGT is a genomic window containing:
- a CDS encoding transposase, translating into MTRQNPRTFTAEFRHMALDLALHGEQPVAQIERDLGLSSGLLRRWLKKHRMAQAAGTTVAAVAAETQEMARLRREVKRLEQENLILKKAVAMTHWRGFPAHPSPSGISSSLTTER